One Aethina tumida isolate Nest 87 chromosome 5, icAetTumi1.1, whole genome shotgun sequence genomic window carries:
- the LOC126264124 gene encoding uncharacterized protein LOC126264124, with translation MEVMNATLNYTGEYMPEDTVMVRVNLTILFVCSIFSLVANGLIALIISNFRRLRKKKSNVIILNWAIVDALFLIIEPSTLRLGLDLNDTGVPEELFCIIEEIENGLMLLILFFVTLLTFYWYYQKYNQAKLESLEKNLTKLILGLYVGTALICVLFMESCVSKRIMAGISGASLFLIILGFIVFMLVVNTIHEIKKRIYPQVQSGINVNYVLTNVFLLSNVPLLISVVVIVVFESSDILVFIFELVSTCNSIYNFIVLYKMDGDFNLFAKHVLKCKTDDYPEEFEPEMDNVRTRY, from the coding sequence ATGGAGGTGATGAACGCAACCCTAAACTACACGGGCGAGTACATGCCCGAAGACACGGTAATGGTGCGCGTCAATCTCACCATCTTGTTCGTATGTTCGATCTTCTCGCTGGTGGCCAACGGCCTAATAGCCCTCATCATCTCCAACTTCCGGAGGCTGCGCAAAAAGAAATCCAACGTGATCATCCTCAATTGGGCGATCGTGGACGCGTTGTTTCTGATCATCGAGCCCAGCACTTTGCGATTGGGGTTGGATCTGAACGATACGGGGGTGCCGGAGGAGCTGTTTTGTATTATCGAGGAAATTGAAAACGGGTTGATGCTTCTCATTCTGTTCTTTGTCACTTTGTTGACCTTTTATTGGTACTATCAGAAGTACAACCAGGCAAAATTGGAGAGCTTGGAGAAAAACCTGACCAAGTTGATTCTGGGGCTGTACGTCGGAACGGCCTTGATATGCGTCTTGTTCATGGAAAGTTGCGTTTCGAAGAGAATTATGGCGGGCATTTCTGGTGCCTCTTTGTTTCTAATCATACtgggttttattgttttcatgcTGGTTGTCAACACCATTCACGAGATCAAAAAACGGATTTACCCACAAGTCCAATCAGGAATCAACGTTAACTATGTTTTAACCAATGTTTTTCTATTATCCAACGTACCTCTGTTGATCTCTGTGGTAGTTATAGTAGTGTTCGAATCGTCCGACATTCTTGTATTCATATTCGAGCTGGTGAGCACCTGCAATtcgatttacaattttatcgtCCTGTATAAAATGGACGGAGACTTTAATTTGTTTGCCAAGCATGTGCTGAAATGCAAGACCGACGATTACCCGGAGGAATTCGAACCGGAAATGGATAATGTCAGAACTAGATACTGA
- the LOC109599585 gene encoding uncharacterized protein LOC109599585 has protein sequence MVPETSEAPTKTEYRENSNWHWTLFFDIYFVLSFICLVTDCVLITVIAKYRRLRNRKSNMLILHWTICDMTFQALHPVIFRLASKSNVQSWYHVMVCVMEEFCYMLLIVQVLFVVLLTFYWYYEIHDPTKLVKFNSYMTHWIIFVYCFGLFLLGIHIGNCATHFFTGHMGIMFSILGFLVYFLFTLIMNTVSLVKRKLNRSTSNPFGNINFILSNFFFFCKFSVLVATLVSSIFQFHSIGVMLAVLFAVSNSIFNLNILYIYDDDYKIFLTNILTWKCARYNDEFVNEPVTFANRDGESRI, from the coding sequence ATGGTACCTGAAACATCCGAAGCGCCAACAAAGACTGAGTACCGGGAGAACTCTAATTGGCACTggacattattttttgatatttatttcgttCTCTCGTTTATTTGTTTGGTGACTGATTGCGTGCTCATCACAGTCATAGCCAAATACAGAAGGTTGCGCAATCGAAAATCCAACATGCTCATCCTTCACTGGACAATTTGTGACATGACGTTCCAGGCACTACATCCAGTGATCTTTCGTCTGGCTTCTAAAAGCAACGTCCAATCCTGGTACCACGTAATGGTTTGCGTCATGGAGGAGTTTTGCTACATGTTGTTGATAGTTCAAGTGCTGTTCGTTGTTTTGCTCACGTTCTATTGGTACTACGAAATTCACGATCCCACtaagttagttaaatttaacagCTACATGACTCATTGGATCATATTCGTGTATTGTTTTGGTCTGTTTTTGCTGGGCATCCACATAGGGAATTGTGCGACACATTTTTTCACCGGGCATATGGGTattatgttttcaattctaggatttttggtttattttttgtttacgcTTATCATGAATACGGTTAGTTTGGTTAAACGGAAATTGAACAGGAGCACATCTAACCCATttggtaatattaattttattttgagcaactttttctttttctgtAAGTTTTCTGTGTTGGTGGCAACTCTTGTTTCTTCCATATTTCAATTCCATTCTATAGGTGTTATGCTTGCGGTATTGTTTGCAGTTTCCAATTCcatatttaacttaaacatTCTGTATATATATGATgacgattataaaattttccttaCAAATATTCTTACCTGGAAGTGTGCCCGGTATAATGATGAATTTGTTAATGAACCAGTAACTTTTGCAAATAGAGATGGCGAATCTcgtatttaa
- the LOC109599580 gene encoding uncharacterized protein LOC109599580 yields the protein MVSETSDDRTNDMSEEHFSWDWILFMDFYFILSLICLAADFVIIIAIVKYRRLRNRKSNILILHWTICDATFQGLHPVIFRLSLQGTFQHWYHEIVCILEEFCYTMLMIEVLFVILLTFYWYYEIHDPIKLVKLGNHLTFSVVFVYCFGLFSMGIHIWACVAHSFFGPTSMIISVLGFFAYFLFTVIINIVSAIRRKLNRSTSRPLSNVNFILSNFFFICKFSVLVVCLVSSLFVFHFIGIMAAFLFAVSNSIFNLIILYFRDEDYKVFLKNIFTLKCGRYNDEFVDEPIRYANGDVESRS from the coding sequence ATGGTATCCGAAACATCTGATGACAGAACAAACGATATGTCGGAAGAACACTTTAGTTGGGACtggatattatttatggatttttacTTCATCCTCTCCTTGATCTGTTTGGCAGCTGATTTCGTGATCATAATTGCCATAGTCAAATACAGAAGACTGCGGAACAGAAAATCCAACATACTTATCCTCCATTGGACCATTTGTGATGCAACGTTCCAGGGATTACATCCTGTGATCTTTCGACTATCACTTCAAGGCACCTTTCAACACTGGTACCACGAAATTGTTTGCATCTTGGAGGAGTTTTGCTACACGATGCTGATGATTGAAGTACTATTCGTTATTCTGCTCACGTTTTACTGGTATTATGAGATACACGACCCCATAAAACTTGTTAAACTTGGCAACCACCTAACGTTTTCTGTCGTATTTGTATATTGTTTCGGCTTGTTTTCGATGGGCATCCACATCTGGGCTTGTGTAGCACACTCTTTCTTTGGGCCGACCAGTATGATCATTTCAGTTTTAGGATTTTTTGCTTATTTTCTGTTTACGGTTATCATTAATATTGTCAGTGCAATTAGACGGAAATTGAACAGGAGCACTTCTAGGCCACTTAGTaacgttaattttattttgagtaaCTTCTTCTTTATCTGTAAGTTTTCTGTGTTGGTGGTATGTCTTGTTTCTTCCTTATTTGTGTTCCATTTCATTGGAATTATGGCTGCGTTTTTATTCGCAGTTTCCAATTCCATATTTAACTTAATCATTCTGTATTTCCGCGATGAAGATTATAAGGtattccttaaaaatatttttactttgaagTGCGGTAGATACAATGACGAATTTGTTGATGAGCCAATAAGATATGCAAATGGAGATGTCGAATCCCGTAGTTAA
- the LOC109599582 gene encoding kappa-type opioid receptor, with amino-acid sequence MDFDLTNLTQNSTFNPDDIYKNESHIMEVPALLVSLFSVVANIFIITTILKNNVLKTHVNLYVVNWCICNLFLLILAPVSMNIFGITRHITYEALCLWDQFVFTLLSGNLIFVAVLLIDWYIMIFGGQNCFRKCKNSAKLTVTTVWIVMVVVDFVSVAFCVNDLSLPLAALLLFYSYMIVFVIIICTHLLRLIKLRTSSVVVEKDTFVLILVTSYFLCWLLNWVLLCCFVVSGKEEFHEGKLFSYVLGFSNSMIVLYLFYRYDNNFRKCFRELFKRNQSTKV; translated from the coding sequence ATGGATTTCGATCTGACCAATCTGACCCAAAACTCCACGTTCAATCCGGACGACATCTACAAAAATGAGTCGCACATCATGGAAGTGCCCGCGTTACTTGTCTCCTTGTTTTCGGTGGTCGCCAACATATTCATCATTACGACCATACTGAAAAACAACGTCCTGAAAACGCACGTCAACTTGTACGTGGTCAATTGGTGCATTTGCAACTTGTTCTTGCTGATATTGGCCCCGGTTTCCATGAACATATTCGGGATAACGCGTCACATCACGTACGAGGCGTTGTGTCTTTGGGACCAGTTCGTTTTCACTTTGCTGTCCGGCAATTTGATTTTCGTCGCCGTTCTGCTCATCGATTGGTACATCATGATATTCGGCGGTCAGAATTGCTTCAGGAAATGCAAGAACTCGGCCAAACTCACCGTGACCACGGTGTGGATTGTTATGGTCGTCGTTGATTTCGTTTCGGTCGCGTTCTGTGTGAATGATCTGAGTTTGCCTTTGGCCGCACTCTTGTTGTTTTATTCCTACATGATTGTTTTCGTTATCATTATTTGTACGCATCTGCTTAGGTTAATTAAGTTGAGAACTTCCAGTGTTGTCGTGGAGAAGGATacgtttgtattaattttagttacctcgtattttttgtgttGGCTTTTAAACTGGGTGCTTTTATGTTGTTTCGTCGTTAGTGGCAAAGAAGAGTTTCACGAAGGGAAATTGTTTAGTTACGTTTTAGGTTTTAGTAATTCTAtgattgtattgtatttattctatCGATACGACAATAACTTTAGGAAATGTTTTAGGGAACTATTCAAACGTAATCAAAGCACGAAAGTATAA
- the LOC109599568 gene encoding kappa-type opioid receptor-like, whose amino-acid sequence MDITNLTANTTFDPDEEVYLDHVNMYTIPLVVLCILAAVADCLIIYVILKYDEMRTHVNLYLLNWCISNLLVLPIVPVSMNVSVIGFISEEVLCLMFESLLVVMSGNLLFVAVTLVDWYLMTYGTQNCFIKFKKSAVFVCFTVWIVILAFGFLSVSLCLHDISFPLSAIMFLLTYFFVFVTIILIHVLRLVKKNFSNVVMEKDIFILKLVSWYFLAWLLNWFLLFGQIIIRRTHMSLEYFSFYLGFSYPLIMLYLLYHDDKTFKKCFRHMCGHKDEPDDQNNRDNFVTVLL is encoded by the coding sequence ATGGACATCACAAATCTGACGGCGAACACCACCTTCGACCCGGACGAAGAGGTCTACCTTGACCACGTCAACATGTACACGATTCCCCTCGTCGTGCTGTGCATCCTGGCCGCCGTGGCCGATTGTTTGATCATCTACGTCATCCTGAAGTACGACGAGATGCGGACGCACGTCAATCTGTACCTCCTCAACTGGTGCATCAGCAATCTTTTGGTGCTGCCCATCGTTCCCGTCAGCATGAACGTGTCGGTGATTGGTTTCATTTCCGAGGAGGTTTTGTGTTTGATGTTCGAGAGTTTGTTGGTGGTTATGAGCGGGAATTTGTTGTTCGTTGCCGTCACCCTGGTCGATTGGTATTTGATGACTTACGGCACTcagaattgttttattaagtttaagaaGTCAGCGGTTTTCGTATGTTTCACCGTCTGGATAGTTATTTTGGCCTTTGGATTTTTGTCTGTCAGTTTGTGTTTGCACGACATCAGTTTTCCCTTATCAGCCATCATGTTTTTGCTGACTTATTTCTTCGTGTTCGTCACCATCATTTTGATACATGTACTTAGATTGGTCAAAAAGAACTTCTCCAACGTCGTGATGGAGAAGGacatatttattcttaaactCGTCAGCTGGTACTTCCTAGCCTGGCTCTTAAACTGGTTCCTGTTGTTCGGCCAAATAATCATCAGAAGAACCCACATGTCCTTAGAGTACTTCAGCTTCTACTTAGGCTTCAGTTATCCATTAATCATGCTCTACCTACTCTACCACGACGACAAAAcgttcaaaaaatgtttcagaCACATGTGCGGCCACAAAGACGAACCGGACGATCAGAACAATAGGGACAATTTCGTCACCGTATTACTGTAA
- the LOC126264126 gene encoding uncharacterized protein LOC126264126, whose amino-acid sequence MATVPGTSEAPTTDEYQEPINWYWTLSLDLYFLLSLICLAADFVIIIAIAKYRRLRNRKSNIIILHWTICDATFQALHPVIFRLSIKGTFQYWYHEIVCVIEELCYTLLLVEVLFVVLLTFYWYYDIHDPTMLVKINNHMTFLIIFVYCIGMFSMGFHVWSCVTHFHMGSISFLISILGFLVYFLFMLIINIISVIRRKLNRSTSRPFGNINYVLSNFFFLCKFSVLVVTLVSSLFRFHTIGIMVTFFFAVSNSIFNLIILYKRDEDYKVFLKNIFTLKCDRYNDEFVDEPIRFSNGDVESRS is encoded by the coding sequence ATGGCTACAGTACCTGGAACATCCGAAGCGCCAACAACTGATGAGTACCAAGAGCCCATCAATTGGTACTGGACGTTAAGTTTGGATCTTTATTTTCTCCTCTCCTTGATCTGTTTGGCTGCTGATTTCGTCATCATCATCGCCATAGCCAAATATAGAAGGCTGCGTAACAGAAAATCCAACATTATCATCCTCCACTGGACCATTTGTGACGCAACATTCCAGGCACTACATCCCGTGATCTTCCGATTGTCCATTAAAGGCACCTTCCAATACTGGTACCACGAAATTGTTTGCGTCATCGAAGAGTTATGCTACACGTTGTTGCTAGTGGAAGTACTATTCGTTGTTTTGCTTACGTTTTACTGGTACTACGACATTCACGATCCGACTATGCTTGTTAAAATCAACAACCACATGACTTTTTTGATCATATTCGTGTATTGTATCGGGATGTTTTCTATGGGCTTTCACGTTTGGTCTTGTGTTACACATTTTCACATGGGATCTATTAGTTTCCTAATTTCAATTCTAGGATTTCTGGTATACTTTTTGTTTAtgcttattataaatattatcagtGTAATAAGACGGAAATTGAATAGAAGCACTTCAAGGCCGTTTGGTAACATTAACTATGTTTTGAGCAATTTTTTCTTTCTCTGCAAATTTTCTGTATTGGTTGTAACTCTCGTTTCTTCCTTATTCCGATTCCATACTATTGGCATTATGGTTACTTTTTTCTTCGCAGTTTCCAActcgatatttaatttaatcattctgTATAAACGTGATGAGgattataaagtttttcttaaaaatatttttactttgaaaTGTGACAGATACAATGACGAATTTGTTGAtgaacccataagattttcaAATGGGGATGTTGAGTCTCGCagttaa